In a genomic window of Saccharothrix sp. HUAS TT1:
- a CDS encoding LamG-like jellyroll fold domain-containing protein — translation MGAVLAVAFGLIAPVGAVAAPAVPPAGGPVAIEQTPTDPADRERVAGVESAPLGRSYTDAIAEAVRTGEPVEVADVTTETTRAMAQPDGTIEHTTHARAVRTRKSGSWQEIDTTLERGADGLVRPRVAEADVVLSGGGDRVPLAVVGHAGKEVGLSWPGVLPEPVLADDTATYPEVLPGVDLKITADGFGFSQVLVVKTPQAAADPALREIRFGNHTRGTRVTKSDVPGARARSAGPRPSRLAVVDTAGQTLFTGDASRMWDSSGEGPSADRLVEPAQRDRAAVMGVRVTDTEVAITPDQAFLADPKTTYPVYIDPSYSCGCGRVSQVVLYKYGNSVGETAWNDTYLKTGYVYDSTQGVYITARSYITFDLGSVPRSAAIHWAKLYLTVNNSYSNCPGVTQVHVTGGVGGGTRFGSEPGRERHVGNVGAYTGCPGEGGWSTPGHDGNRGDALSNYVREIWAAGGRGSLTFGLFGDSESVQTHWRRFRTNPGLTVQYNTAPNRPTELGAFNGQAGLGCTNAAAATLVGRGDVTLRARLTDPDPGAWARGSFVVYRDGVRQGFLDTGGQPSGGMHQVTVPAEWMGGGGVISWRVQAWDGDGGDALASPWTGPPGAPDDYCRFTRDTVSPDAPGVQSVDGAYPPYNSPDAPTGGVGVTGRFKLTPGAATGLGGAVDVVRYLWSVGVDDYRNSVAAGPDGTAEISFTPLAQGDFPLYVKSVDRAGNQSLRLVPQPDQAQDYTRYLFRVPEGSAPVAHWTFENGGEDVSESGAHPLTFHGMTTTEGTQGHVGQGLRLGRSAQDVAVATGPVVDPTKSLSLSAWVWYDPATTADYTSVPLAIDDTYASPVMLAYRKDDKPAAMWSLGMSCSTTTACLRVAWSDAPAQKGEWTHLAFTVDEATDTACFYVNGVKQSSCLTGVVPPASADDVLVGLGRWEAALRNPWYGRVDDVRVHNRVLAPSEVAALANVPVERARYALAEDGGVVADDSVGANDGALYGSGVSWAPDGPGAVFDGRFTYAADQWAGSGSEIKARWKLDDDLVDSSGAGAAALRYWRGGGEAPARFVQGRIGSGVALDGVAERMITGGARVDTTRSYSVAAWVRMDHTNQAAAVMAQDGTRVFGYSLMYSKADNRWAFTVPHSDQDNTPVTRALSSSPPVASRWTHLVGSYDAAAGKVRLFVNGRLNSEAPFTTPWSANGTFTAGRDLWNGVQGDFFPGVLDDLRVYNRAIDAEDAHGLWNRGSDVSAPLAPEVSADRSFSIAGWAKADAHDTSARSVFSLGGSVYMPVTVGYRPSIRRWEAMAVSGSQDAPVAHRIYSNEEAVTGEWVHLAVTYDAGNGQLRLYVNGVPQTWMLSNENPENLPYRSLPQSLAADTGRLLIGRGTWTGLNTDPWWGRIRDVRVFSGVLSPQAALAIANGSDGGGEEET, via the coding sequence GTGGGTGCTGTCCTCGCGGTCGCGTTCGGACTGATCGCTCCCGTCGGCGCGGTGGCGGCGCCCGCCGTGCCCCCGGCCGGAGGGCCGGTCGCCATCGAGCAGACGCCGACCGACCCCGCCGACCGCGAGCGCGTGGCGGGCGTGGAGTCGGCGCCGCTGGGCCGGTCCTACACCGACGCCATCGCCGAGGCCGTGCGCACGGGTGAGCCCGTGGAGGTCGCGGACGTCACCACCGAGACCACCCGGGCGATGGCCCAGCCCGACGGGACGATCGAGCACACCACGCACGCGCGGGCGGTGCGCACCCGCAAGTCGGGGTCCTGGCAGGAGATCGACACCACCCTGGAGCGCGGGGCCGACGGCCTCGTGCGCCCGCGGGTGGCCGAGGCCGACGTCGTCCTCTCCGGCGGCGGCGACCGCGTGCCGCTGGCGGTGGTGGGGCACGCGGGCAAGGAGGTCGGCCTGTCGTGGCCGGGCGTGCTGCCCGAGCCGGTGCTGGCGGACGACACGGCCACCTACCCGGAGGTCCTGCCCGGGGTCGACCTGAAGATCACCGCGGACGGCTTCGGGTTCTCCCAGGTCCTGGTGGTCAAGACCCCGCAGGCGGCGGCCGATCCCGCGCTGCGCGAGATCCGCTTCGGCAACCACACCCGCGGCACCCGGGTCACCAAGAGCGACGTGCCGGGCGCGAGGGCGCGCTCCGCGGGTCCCCGGCCCTCACGGCTGGCGGTGGTCGACACCGCCGGGCAGACGCTGTTCACCGGGGACGCCTCGCGCATGTGGGACTCCTCCGGGGAGGGGCCGTCCGCCGACCGGCTGGTCGAGCCCGCCCAGCGCGACCGGGCGGCCGTCATGGGGGTCCGGGTCACCGACACCGAGGTGGCCATCACCCCCGACCAGGCGTTCCTGGCCGACCCGAAGACCACCTACCCGGTCTACATCGACCCGTCGTACTCCTGCGGGTGCGGCCGGGTCAGCCAGGTGGTGCTCTACAAGTACGGCAACTCGGTCGGCGAGACCGCCTGGAACGACACCTACCTCAAGACCGGGTACGTCTACGACTCCACCCAGGGCGTCTACATCACCGCGCGCTCCTACATCACCTTCGACCTCGGGAGCGTGCCGCGCTCGGCGGCCATCCACTGGGCCAAGCTGTACCTGACGGTCAACAACTCCTACTCCAACTGCCCCGGTGTCACCCAGGTGCACGTCACCGGCGGGGTCGGCGGGGGCACGCGGTTCGGCAGCGAGCCCGGCCGGGAGCGGCACGTGGGCAACGTCGGGGCCTACACCGGCTGCCCGGGCGAGGGCGGCTGGTCGACCCCCGGCCACGACGGCAACCGCGGTGACGCGCTGAGCAACTACGTGCGCGAGATCTGGGCCGCGGGCGGGCGCGGCAGCCTCACCTTCGGCCTGTTCGGCGACAGCGAGTCGGTGCAGACGCACTGGCGGCGCTTCCGCACCAACCCCGGCCTCACCGTGCAGTACAACACCGCGCCGAACCGGCCGACCGAGCTCGGCGCGTTCAACGGGCAGGCCGGCCTGGGTTGCACCAACGCCGCCGCCGCCACCCTCGTGGGCCGCGGCGACGTCACCCTGCGCGCCCGGCTGACCGACCCGGACCCCGGCGCGTGGGCGCGGGGCAGCTTCGTGGTCTACCGCGACGGTGTGCGGCAGGGCTTCCTGGACACCGGTGGCCAGCCCTCCGGCGGGATGCACCAGGTCACCGTGCCCGCCGAGTGGATGGGCGGTGGCGGCGTCATCTCCTGGCGGGTGCAGGCGTGGGACGGCGACGGCGGCGACGCCCTGGCCTCGCCGTGGACCGGGCCTCCGGGGGCGCCGGACGACTACTGCCGCTTCACCCGCGACACGGTGAGCCCCGACGCACCCGGCGTGCAGTCGGTGGACGGGGCCTACCCGCCCTACAACTCGCCCGACGCCCCCACCGGCGGAGTCGGGGTGACCGGGCGGTTCAAGCTCACCCCCGGCGCCGCCACCGGCCTGGGCGGCGCGGTGGACGTGGTCCGCTACCTGTGGTCGGTCGGCGTGGACGACTACCGCAACAGCGTCGCGGCCGGACCCGACGGCACCGCTGAGATCTCCTTCACCCCGCTGGCGCAGGGCGACTTCCCGCTGTACGTCAAGTCGGTGGACCGGGCGGGCAACCAGTCGCTGCGCCTGGTCCCGCAGCCCGACCAGGCGCAGGACTACACCAGGTACCTGTTCCGGGTGCCCGAGGGCTCGGCCCCGGTGGCGCACTGGACCTTCGAGAACGGCGGGGAGGACGTCAGCGAGTCCGGCGCCCACCCGCTGACCTTCCACGGCATGACCACCACCGAGGGCACGCAGGGCCACGTCGGGCAGGGCCTGCGGCTGGGTCGCAGCGCGCAGGACGTCGCCGTGGCCACCGGGCCGGTGGTGGACCCGACGAAGTCGCTCTCGTTGTCGGCGTGGGTCTGGTACGACCCGGCCACGACGGCGGACTACACCTCGGTCCCGCTGGCCATCGACGACACCTACGCCTCGCCGGTCATGCTGGCCTACCGCAAGGACGACAAGCCCGCGGCGATGTGGTCGCTCGGCATGTCCTGCAGCACGACCACGGCCTGCCTGCGGGTGGCCTGGAGCGACGCGCCCGCCCAGAAGGGCGAGTGGACCCACCTGGCCTTCACCGTGGACGAGGCCACCGACACCGCGTGCTTCTACGTCAACGGCGTCAAGCAGTCGTCCTGCCTGACCGGCGTCGTCCCGCCCGCCTCGGCCGACGACGTCCTCGTCGGGCTCGGCCGGTGGGAGGCCGCGTTGCGCAACCCCTGGTACGGCCGGGTGGACGACGTGCGGGTGCACAACCGGGTGCTGGCGCCGTCGGAGGTCGCCGCGCTGGCCAACGTCCCGGTCGAACGCGCCCGCTACGCCCTGGCCGAGGACGGGGGAGTCGTCGCCGACGACTCCGTGGGCGCCAACGACGGCGCCCTTTACGGCAGCGGGGTCTCCTGGGCGCCGGACGGTCCGGGTGCGGTGTTCGACGGCCGGTTCACCTACGCCGCGGACCAGTGGGCGGGTTCCGGGAGCGAGATCAAGGCGCGGTGGAAGCTGGACGACGACCTGGTCGACTCCTCGGGGGCCGGCGCCGCCGCCCTGCGGTACTGGCGGGGCGGCGGGGAAGCCCCCGCCCGCTTCGTCCAGGGCCGCATCGGGTCGGGCGTGGCGCTGGACGGCGTGGCCGAGCGGATGATCACCGGCGGCGCCCGCGTCGACACCACCCGCTCCTACTCCGTGGCGGCCTGGGTGCGGATGGACCACACCAACCAGGCGGCGGCGGTGATGGCCCAGGACGGCACGCGGGTCTTCGGGTACTCACTGATGTACTCCAAGGCGGACAACCGGTGGGCCTTCACCGTGCCGCACAGCGACCAGGACAACACCCCGGTCACCCGTGCCCTGTCCTCCTCGCCCCCGGTGGCGAGCCGGTGGACCCACCTGGTGGGGTCCTACGACGCGGCGGCGGGCAAGGTCCGGCTGTTCGTCAACGGCAGGTTGAACAGCGAGGCGCCGTTCACCACGCCCTGGTCGGCCAACGGCACCTTCACCGCGGGCCGGGACCTGTGGAACGGCGTGCAGGGCGACTTCTTCCCCGGCGTGCTCGACGACCTGCGCGTCTACAACCGCGCCATCGACGCCGAGGACGCCCACGGCCTGTGGAACCGGGGCAGCGACGTCAGCGCCCCCCTGGCGCCCGAGGTGAGCGCCGACCGCTCGTTCAGCATCGCGGGCTGGGCCAAGGCCGACGCGCACGACACGTCGGCGCGGTCGGTGTTCTCCCTCGGCGGCTCGGTGTACATGCCGGTGACCGTCGGGTACCGGCCGAGCATCCGGCGGTGGGAGGCGATGGCCGTCAGCGGGTCGCAGGACGCGCCGGTGGCCCACCGCATCTACTCCAACGAGGAAGCCGTGACGGGGGAGTGGGTCCACCTCGCGGTCACCTACGACGCCGGGAACGGGCAGCTGCGCCTCTACGTCAACGGGGTGCCCCAGACCTGGATGCTCAGCAACGAGAACCCGGAAAACCTGCCCTACCGGTCGCTGCCGCAGTCCCTCGCCGCGGACACCGGGCGGCTGCTGATCGGGCGCGGGACCTGGACCGGGCTCAACACCGACCCCTGGTGGGGCCGGATCCGCGACGTCCGGGTGTTCTCCGGGGTGCTCAGCCCGCAAGCCGCGCTCGCCATCGCCAACGGCAGCGACGGCGGGGGCGAAGAGGAGACCTGA
- a CDS encoding dihydrofolate reductase family protein, with protein MGKVVMYGSVSVDGFIADEEDRPGPLFDWLSNGDVPLDGSGVLKVSQRSYDHTRPYWDRIGVTIVGRYVFDLTDGWDGKPPSGVDHVVVVTHRPRPEGWDAEAPFHFVGDVEAAVAKAQELAGDRVVEVAAGDVGGQVLAAGLVDEVRMDVVPVVLGSGKRFFGSVHAQHLLEDPDLVIQGDRVLHLCYQVRR; from the coding sequence GTGGGCAAGGTGGTCATGTACGGCTCGGTGTCGGTGGACGGCTTCATCGCGGACGAGGAGGACCGGCCCGGACCGCTGTTCGACTGGTTGTCCAACGGCGACGTCCCGTTGGACGGGAGCGGCGTGCTGAAGGTGTCGCAGCGGTCCTACGACCACACCCGGCCGTACTGGGACCGGATCGGGGTGACGATCGTCGGCCGCTACGTCTTCGACCTGACGGACGGCTGGGACGGGAAGCCGCCGAGCGGGGTCGACCACGTGGTCGTCGTGACGCACCGGCCGCGGCCGGAGGGCTGGGACGCCGAGGCGCCGTTCCACTTCGTCGGCGACGTCGAGGCGGCTGTGGCCAAGGCGCAGGAGCTCGCGGGCGACCGCGTGGTCGAGGTCGCCGCCGGCGATGTCGGTGGCCAGGTGCTCGCCGCGGGTCTGGTGGACGAGGTGCGCATGGACGTCGTGCCCGTGGTGCTCGGATCCGGCAAGCGCTTTTTCGGGTCGGTCCACGCGCAGCACCTCTTGGAGGACCCGGACTTGGTGATCCAGGGCGACCGGGTACTTCACCTGTGCTACCAGGTGCGCCGCTGA